From a single Brassica rapa cultivar Chiifu-401-42 chromosome A01, CAAS_Brap_v3.01, whole genome shotgun sequence genomic region:
- the LOC103869033 gene encoding pentatricopeptide repeat-containing protein At4g16835, mitochondrial, with protein MLSRFNIHQPWKVRFFSRSTGNPDAILVGSCSSSSLPSPEPSTKPSSDQNQIFPLNKLIARHVRSGDIDGALRVFHGMRAKNTVTWNSLLVGFCKDPSRIKEAHQLFDEIPEPDTFSYNIMLTCHVRNGNFEKAQSFFDQAPFKDAASWNTMITGYARRKEMEKARELFYAMTEKNEVSWNAMISGYVESGDLETASRFFKAAPVRGVVAWTAMITGYMKAKKVELAEAVFKDMTVDKNLVTWNAMISGYVENSRAEDGLKLFKAMLEEGARPNSSGLSSVLLGCSELSALRFGRQVHQIVCKSSTLCNDITALTSLVSMYCKCGELGDAWKLFQGMKMRDVVAWNAMISGYAQHGKAEKALSLFREMRVNKTRPDWITFVAVLLACNHAGMVDTGVEYFDSMVRDYRVEPRPDHYTCMVDLLGRAGKLEEALELIRSMPFKPHAAVFGTLLGACRVHKNVDLGELAAEKLLELDPSNAAGYVQLANIYASRNRWEDVARVRKRMKQSNVVKAPGYSWIEIRNKVHHFRSSDRIHPELDSIHTKLKEMEKTMRLAGYKPELEFALHDVEEEQKEKLLLWHSEKLAVAYGCLKLPEGSRIQVFKNLRICGDCHKAIEFMSEIERREIVVRDTTRFHHFKDGSCSCGGYW; from the coding sequence ATGCTTTCTCGCTTCAACATTCATCAGCCATGGAAAGTTCGATTCTTTTCTCGTTCCACTGGAAACCCAGATGCCATTTTGGTGGGATCATGttcctcttcctctcttccATCGCCAGAGCCATCGACTAAACCTTCTTCTGATCAAAACCAGATCTTCCCGTTGAACAAGCTTATTGCAAGACATGTACGTTCTGGAGATATAGACGGAGCTCTCAGAGTGTTCCACGGAATGAGAGCTAAGAACACCGTCACATGGAATTCTCTTCTCGTTGGGTTTTGTAAAGATCCAAGTAGAATTAAGGAAGCACACCAGCTGTTCGACGAAATCCCTGAACCAGATACTTTCTCCTACAACATCATGCTAACTTGCCACGTTCGCAATGGAAACTTCGAGAAAGCTCAGAGCTTCTTCGACCAGGCTCCGTTCAAGGACGCTGCGTCATGGAACACGATGATCACAGGGTACGCACGAAGAAAGGAAATGGAAAAAGCGCGGGAACTGTTCTACGCCATGACTGAGAAGAACGAGGTTTCTTGGAATGCAATGATCTCTGGTTACGTAGAGAGTGGGGATTTGGAAACGGCGTCACGTTTCTTCAAAGCGGCTCCCGTTAGAGGCGTGGTGGCGTGGACGGCGATGATCACAGGGTACATGAAGGCCAAGAAGGTTGAATTAGCTGAGGCTGTGTTCAAAGACATGACAGTGGATAAAAACCTCGTAACTTGGAACGCTATGATCTCTGGTTACGTCGAAAACTCTCGCGCGGAGGATGGATTGAAGCTTTTTAAAGCAATGCTAGAGGAAGGCGCTAGGCCTAACTCGTCTGGACTGAGCAGCGTTCTGCTCGGATGCAGCGAGTTATCGGCCTTACGGTTTGGGAGGCAAGTTCATCAGATAGTGTGCAAATCATCTACACTGTGTAATGACATTACCGCGTTGACGTCTCTGGTAAGCATGTACTGCAAATGTGGAGAGCTTGGTGATGCTTGGAAGCTCTTTCAGGGGATGAAGATGAGAGACGTTGTGGCGTGGAACGCGATGATCTCCGGGTACGCACAGCACGGGAAAGCTGAGAAGGCTTTGTCTTTGTTCCGTGAGATGAGGGTTAACAAGACCAGACCGGATTGGATAACGTTTGTTGCTGTTTTGCTGGCTTGTAACCATGCTGGGATGGTGGATACTGGTGTAGAGTATTTCGATTCCATGGTGAGAGATTACAGGGTGGAACCAAGGCCTGATCATTACACTTGTATGGTTGATCTTTTGGGCCGAGCTGGGAAGCTGGAGGAGGCGTTGGAGCTGATAAGATCAATGCCGTTTAAGCCGCACGCTGCTGTCTTTGGGACGCTCTTGGGGGCTTGTAGGGTGCACAAGAACGTGGACTTGGGTGAACTCGCAGCTGAGAAACTGCTCGAGCTTGACCCGAGTAACGCAGCCGGGTATGTACAGCTTGCGAATATATACGCTTCGAGAAACCGTTGGGAAGACGTTGCAAGGGTTCGCAAGAGAATGAAGCAGAGCAACGTTGTGAAGGCACCTGGTTATAGCTGGATAGAGATTCGAAACAAGGTTCACCATTTCAGATCAAGCGATAGGATTCACCCGGAGCTAGACTCAATACACACGAAGCTGAAGGAGATGGAGAAGACGATGAGACTAGCTGGATACAAACCGGAGCTAGAGTTTGCTTTACACGACGTAGAAGAAGAGCAGAAGGAGAAGCTTTTGTTATGGCATAGCGAGAAGTTAGCTGTTGCTTATGGGTGCTTAAAGCTACCTGAGGGGTCACGGATACAAGTGTTCAAGAACCTGAGGATCTGCGGTGATTGTCATAAAGCAATCGAATTTATGTCGGAGATAGAGAGACGAGAGATTGTAGTGAGAGACACGACAAGGTTTCACCATTTCAAAGATGGGTCTTGCTCTTGTGGCGGTTACtggtaa
- the LOC103869063 gene encoding RGG repeats nuclear RNA binding protein A isoform X1: protein MATLNPFDLLDDDAEDPSQLAVSIAADKSRKPAPVSGLPAKSTPPSSKQPPPSQAVREARSDAPRGGGGGFSRGRGGYNRGGNNGYSGGYSKPSEEGDVSKPSYERRGGGGVGPPRGGRRGEAGEGERPRRAFERRSGTGRGGDFKREGAGRGNWGTPGEEVLAVETEEVAAGVENEKDVVEKPADDDANKENTTEVEEQKEPEVKEMTLDEYEKILEEKRKALQSQNTSERKVDTKVFESMQQLSNKKKSNDEIFIKLGSDKDKRKDDKEEKAKKAVSINEFLKPAEGENYYRGGRGGRGRGGRVSSGGGFSGNRSEAAPAIADTAQFPSLGGK from the exons ATGGCTACTTTGAACCCTTTTGATCTGTTGGATGACGATGCTGAGGATCCGAGCCAGCTCGCCGTCTCCATCGCTGCTGATAAGTCCAGGAAGCCTGCACCTGTCTCAGGCTTGCCTGCTAAGTCAACTCCTCCGTCTTCGAAGCAGCCTCCTCCTTCTCAAGCTG TGAGAGAGGCTAGGAGTGATGCTCCACGTGGCGGTGGTGGTGGATTTAGCCGTGGTCGTGGTGGTTACAACCGTGGAGGTAACAATGGATATTCAGGGGGATACAGTAAGCCCTCTGAGGAAGGAGACGTTTCAAAGCCTTCTTATGAGAgacgtggtggtggtggtgtagGTCCTCCGCGTGGTGGTAGACGTGGTGAAGCTGGTGAAGGTGAACGTCCTCGAAGGGCATTTGAGCGTCGTAGTGGAACTGGCAGAGG GGGTGACTTCAAACGTGAAGGAGCTGGTCGTGGAAACTGGGGAACACCAGGAGAAGAAGTTCTTGCTGT CGAGACTGAAGAAGTAGCAGCTGGGGTTGAAAACGAGAAGGATGTTGTGGAGAAGCCTGCTGATGATGATGCTAACAAGGAGAACACTACTGAAGTTGAGGAGCAGAAAGAGCCTGAGGTTAAG GAAATGACTCTGGATGAGTATGAGAAAATACTCGAGGAGAAGAGAAAGGCACTTCAATCTCAGAACACCTCTGAGAGGAAAGTTGATACCAAAGTGTTTGAATCAATGCAACAACTCTCAAACAAGAAGAAGTCTAACGATGAAATCTTCATCAAGTTG GGTTCAGACAAGGACAAACGCAAAGATGACAAAGAAGAGAAGGCTAAGAAG GCTGTGAGCATTAATGAGTTTCTGAAACCAGCGGAGGGTGAGAACTACTACCGAGGAGGTCGTGGTGGCCGTGGACGAGGTGGTCGTGTTTCAAGTGGTGGTGGATTTAGTGGTAACCGTAGTGAAGCTGCGCCTGCCATTGCGGATACTGCTCAGTTCCCATCTCTTGGGGGCAAGTAA
- the LOC103869063 gene encoding RGG repeats nuclear RNA binding protein A isoform X2, with protein MATLNPFDLLDDDAEDPSQLAVSIAADKSRKPAPVSGLPAKSTPPSSKQPPPSQAVREARSDAPRGGGGGFSRGRGGYNRGGPPRGGRRGEAGEGERPRRAFERRSGTGRGGDFKREGAGRGNWGTPGEEVLAVETEEVAAGVENEKDVVEKPADDDANKENTTEVEEQKEPEVKEMTLDEYEKILEEKRKALQSQNTSERKVDTKVFESMQQLSNKKKSNDEIFIKLGSDKDKRKDDKEEKAKKAVSINEFLKPAEGENYYRGGRGGRGRGGRVSSGGGFSGNRSEAAPAIADTAQFPSLGGK; from the exons ATGGCTACTTTGAACCCTTTTGATCTGTTGGATGACGATGCTGAGGATCCGAGCCAGCTCGCCGTCTCCATCGCTGCTGATAAGTCCAGGAAGCCTGCACCTGTCTCAGGCTTGCCTGCTAAGTCAACTCCTCCGTCTTCGAAGCAGCCTCCTCCTTCTCAAGCTG TGAGAGAGGCTAGGAGTGATGCTCCACGTGGCGGTGGTGGTGGATTTAGCCGTGGTCGTGGTGGTTACAACCGTGGAG GTCCTCCGCGTGGTGGTAGACGTGGTGAAGCTGGTGAAGGTGAACGTCCTCGAAGGGCATTTGAGCGTCGTAGTGGAACTGGCAGAGG GGGTGACTTCAAACGTGAAGGAGCTGGTCGTGGAAACTGGGGAACACCAGGAGAAGAAGTTCTTGCTGT CGAGACTGAAGAAGTAGCAGCTGGGGTTGAAAACGAGAAGGATGTTGTGGAGAAGCCTGCTGATGATGATGCTAACAAGGAGAACACTACTGAAGTTGAGGAGCAGAAAGAGCCTGAGGTTAAG GAAATGACTCTGGATGAGTATGAGAAAATACTCGAGGAGAAGAGAAAGGCACTTCAATCTCAGAACACCTCTGAGAGGAAAGTTGATACCAAAGTGTTTGAATCAATGCAACAACTCTCAAACAAGAAGAAGTCTAACGATGAAATCTTCATCAAGTTG GGTTCAGACAAGGACAAACGCAAAGATGACAAAGAAGAGAAGGCTAAGAAG GCTGTGAGCATTAATGAGTTTCTGAAACCAGCGGAGGGTGAGAACTACTACCGAGGAGGTCGTGGTGGCCGTGGACGAGGTGGTCGTGTTTCAAGTGGTGGTGGATTTAGTGGTAACCGTAGTGAAGCTGCGCCTGCCATTGCGGATACTGCTCAGTTCCCATCTCTTGGGGGCAAGTAA
- the LOC103869092 gene encoding phospholipase A1-Ibeta2, chloroplastic gives MQILTPNTDLFHPQRKLFTCSTITSTLIPTKPLSVSTARKTNREHLRNLENVLKTSTTSTDNHDNNVSSRPVKTTTSTSTLLGGLSLARIWPHMKAAVDEMSPRILKRLQRLLSKSSEERSPKNKLGSNWRELHGSNNWAGLLDPLDENLRREIVRYGEFVQASYHAFHSDPEGSPRDIALPDGSFKVTKSLYATSSVRLPKWIDDVAPDLRWMTKPTSWVGYVAVCDDPREIRRMGRREIVIALRGTATLLEWSENFRPNLVSMPEPKPDPSDPTRPKVECGFNSLYTTASQQAPSLAESLVGEISRLVDLYAGEELSISVTGHSLGAAIALLAAGDIAERVPNAPPVSVFSFGGPRVGNREFADRLVSKGVKVLRVVNSQDVVTKVPGIFSDKDNNSKKGQQNRIMEMVERNNPWAYSHVGAELRVDMKMSPYLKPNADVACCHDLEAYLHLVDGFLASNCPFRANAKRSLRKLLDEQRSNVKVLYTGKSLRLNRDSIVDNGDVLPSPSS, from the coding sequence ATGCAGATACTTACGCCTAACACCGACTTATTCCACCCACAACGTAAACTTTTTACATGCAGTACCATAACCTCGACGTTGATCCCAACGAAGCCACTCTCCGTTTCTACGGCACGGAAAACAAACAGAGAACATCTCAGAAACCTTGAGAACGTTCTTAAAACCTCCACAACCTCTACAGATAATCACGACAATAACGTATCTTCTCGTCCAGTTAAGACGACAACGTCAACGTCTACGTTACTAGGAGGTTTGAGTTTGGCGAGAATCTGGCCTCATATGAAAGCCGCCGTTGACGAAATGTCTCCGAGGATTCTAAAGCGGCTTCAAAGACTTCTCTCAAAATCATCGGAGGAGCGTTCGCCTAAGAATAAACTCGGGTCTAACTGGCGAGAGCTACACGGGTCCAATAACTGGGCCGGGTTGCTTGATCCTCTAGACGAGAATCTACGGCGAGAGATTGTCCGTTACGGTGAGTTTGTGCAGGCGTCTTATCACGCGTTTCACTCGGACCCGGAAGGCTCGCCGAGAGACATCGCGTTACCAGATGGTTCATTTAAAGTGACCAAAAGTCTTTACGCCACGTCATCGGTTCGTTTACCTAAATGGATCGATGACGTGGCACCTGATCTTAGGTGGATGACTAAACCGACTAGCTGGGTTGGgtacgtggctgtctgtgaTGATCCGAGGGAGATCCGACGGATGGGGAGGAGAGAGATCGTCATCGCGCTACGAGGAACCGCCACGTTGCTCGAGTGGTCAGAGAATTTCAGACCGAATCTGGTTTCCATGCCTGAGCCAAAACCCGATCCATCCGACCCGACCCGGCCTAAAGTTGAATGCGGGTTCAATAGCCTCTACACGACGGCTAGCCAACAAGCGCCGAGTCTCGCCGAGTCGCTGGTCGGAGAAATCAGCCGGCTTGTGGATCTCTACGCCGGAGAAGAGCTGAGCATTAGTGTCACCGGACACAGCCTCGGTGCCGCCATCGCTCTCCTCGCAGCCGGCGATATCGCCGAGCGTGTCCCCAACGCGCCTCCGGTGTCGGTTTTCTCGTTCGGCGGGCCTCGTGTAGGGAACAGAGAGTTCGCTGACCGGCTAGTATCCAAGGGAGTGAAAGTCCTCCGCGTTGTGAACAGCCAGGACGTGGTGACGAAAGTCCCCGGAATATTCTCCGATAAAGATAATAATAGCAAGAAGGGGCAGCAGAATCGTATAATGGAGATGGTGGAGAGGAACAATCCATGGGCTTACTCGCACGTGGGAGCTGAGCTGCGCGTGGACATGAAGATGTCTCCGTACTTGAAACCTAACGCTGACGTGGCGTGCTGTCATGACCTGGAGGCGTACTTGCACTTAGTCGACGGGTTTTTGGCTTCGAACTGTCCGTTTCGGGCAAACGCTAAAAGGAGTTTGAGGAAGCTGTTGGATGAGCAACGGTCTAACGTCAAGGTTTTGTACACTGGAAAGTCTTTGAGACTCAACCGTGATAGTATTGTCGATAATGGAGATGTTTTGCCTAGTCCGTCATCGTGA
- the LOC103869102 gene encoding LOW QUALITY PROTEIN: F-box protein At3g19470-like (The sequence of the model RefSeq protein was modified relative to this genomic sequence to represent the inferred CDS: deleted 1 base in 1 codon) translates to MKMSDLPRELAEEVLCRIPVTSLRPVRSTCKKWNKLSRCGVFAKKHLAHHAKVAERAMEDPLVVIMDYRFFLMRFNLSNINNNVESCVKPEAKLIGPDGSDQIDVREIFHCHGLLLCIPKDHSRLVVWNPYWGQTRWIECTHNYHLQPNHLVDRYTYALGYDSSSNSHKILRFKFSSDSWRILDLLPRDWMIGYGERGLTFKGNTYWFASEIQFKNSFLVCFDFTRKTFWSHLPLPFEDTYPEDTVSLSSVREDQVVVLFQPWDILTLEIWISNKIDEHNAMSWNNKVFLSADIRQLIHPQWQFPVSASFFIDEEMKIAVFFDKDHINLLSYIIGVDGSFKAADVRECADKVLTAFVCSYVPSLVQLN, encoded by the exons ATGAAGATGTCTGATCTTCCAAGGGAACTGGCTGAGGAGGTGCTCTGTCGAATTCCGGTGACATCTCTGAGACCAGTCCGATCTACTTGCAAAAAGTGGAACAAGTTGTCTAGATGTGGCGTATTTGCAAAGAAGCACCTTGCTCATCACGCAAAAGTAGCAGAAAGAGCAATGGAGGACCCTCTTGTGGTGATTATGGATTATAGGTTTTTTTTAATGAGATTCAATCTTTCCAACATCAACAACAACGTTGAATCATGTGTAAAGCCTGAAGCTAAACTTATTGGCCCAGACGGTTCAGATCAAATCGATGTGCGTGAAATCTTTCATTGCCACGGTTTATTGTTATGCATTCCCAAAGACCACTCCAGGCTCGTGGTT TGGAACCCTTATTGGGGGCAAACCAGGTGGATCGAGTGCACTCATAATTACCACTTACAGCCTAACCACTTAGTGGACAGATATACGTATGCTCTTGGGTACGACAGTAGCAGTAATTCCCACAAAATCTTGAGATTTA AATTCAGTTCTGATTCATGGAGGATTCTTGATCTCCTTCCTCGAGACTGGATGATAGGATATGGTGAACGCGGCCTAACTTTCAAGGGAAATACCTACTGGTTTGCTTCAGAAATACAGTTTAAGAATAGTTTTTTAGTCTGTTTTGATTTCACAAGAAAGACATTCTGGTCGCATTTGCCTCTACCGTTTGAGGATACTTATCCTGAAGATACTGTGAGTCTATCTAGTGTTAGAGAAGATCAGGTTGTGGTTTTATTCCAGCCCTGGGATATATTGACGTTGGAGATCTGGATTTCCAATAAGATTGATGAGCATAACGCCATGTCCTGGAATAACAAGGTGTTCTTATCGGCGGATATCAGACAGCTCATTCACCCTCAGTGGCAGTTTCCGGTATCTGCGAGTTTCTTCATTGACGAGGAGATGAAAATTGCGGTGTTTTTTGATAAAGAC CACATAAACCTCCTGAGTTACATCATTGGAGTAGATGGATCCTTCAAAGCAGCAGATGTCAGAGAATGTGCAGACAAAGTTCTTACTGCTTTTGTTTGCTCATATGTTCCAAGCTTAGTGCAACTTAACTAG